The following coding sequences lie in one Candidatus Goldiibacteriota bacterium genomic window:
- a CDS encoding DUF454 family protein: MDNFKEKAENWDNAARLEMASVIADAMLKRVKLKKTYKAMDFGAGTGLISFKTAQFVNSVTAVDSSAAMLDNLKQKAEESQTGNIIIMQADIETLDSFNEKYDVIFSSMSMHHIKDIAGSLKKLFNALKENGRIAIADLEKEDGTFHGDNNGIYHFGFDRDEIFDLMADAGFTGIRLKTVHKIDRNNRQYPIFLISAEKISGNKRDAYIAAGHAFTVLGIIGFIMPIIPAAPFLIVAAAMYLRGSNAFYKWLIHHKILGRFVRDFMEGRGISVRAKIMGIGSAWVGMAVSSHFLIHETWMKVTFAAGVLAATIFIILIPTKKKNK, from the coding sequence ATGGATAATTTTAAGGAAAAAGCAGAAAACTGGGATAACGCGGCGCGCCTGGAAATGGCATCTGTAATAGCTGATGCTATGTTAAAACGCGTAAAATTAAAAAAAACATATAAGGCCATGGATTTTGGAGCCGGAACAGGCCTTATATCCTTTAAAACCGCGCAGTTTGTAAATTCCGTGACAGCCGTGGATTCTTCGGCTGCCATGCTTGATAATCTTAAACAAAAAGCGGAAGAATCCCAAACGGGCAATATAATAATTATGCAGGCGGATATTGAAACGCTTGACAGTTTTAATGAAAAATATGATGTGATTTTTTCCTCTATGTCAATGCACCACATAAAAGACATTGCGGGCTCGCTTAAAAAACTTTTTAACGCGCTTAAAGAAAACGGCCGTATTGCAATAGCGGATTTGGAAAAAGAAGACGGTACTTTTCATGGTGATAATAACGGTATCTATCACTTTGGTTTTGACAGGGATGAAATATTTGACCTTATGGCGGATGCGGGTTTTACCGGAATAAGGCTGAAAACAGTCCATAAAATTGACAGGAATAACAGGCAGTATCCCATATTTTTAATTTCCGCGGAAAAGATAAGCGGCAATAAAAGAGACGCGTATATTGCCGCCGGCCACGCGTTTACGGTTCTGGGAATAATAGGATTTATAATGCCTATAATACCGGCGGCGCCTTTTCTTATAGTGGCGGCTGCCATGTATCTAAGGGGTTCCAATGCGTTTTACAAGTGGCTTATTCACCATAAAATTCTGGGGCGTTTTGTCAGGGATTTCATGGAAGGCAGGGGAATATCTGTCCGCGCTAAAATAATGGGAATTGGAAGTGCATGGGTGGGGATGGCAGTATCATCGCATTTTTTAATACACGAAACATGGATGAAAGTTACTTTTGCGGCGGGCGTACTTGCAGCCACAATTTTTATAATCTTGATACCTACCAAGAAGAAAAATAAATAA